From Melitaea cinxia chromosome 30, ilMelCinx1.1, whole genome shotgun sequence, one genomic window encodes:
- the LOC123668157 gene encoding uncharacterized protein LOC123668157, translating into MEPSIIFKTLQNLGISHMFVYRTINRYNISSVEDQKRSVRPRVVRTTKAVNAVKQDSAPGHKERTTQVWLETSVLDFIRVEDWPSSSPDLNPLDFKLWSVLEDMACSKRHGDIESLKKSLERAVAKFPLETVRKSIDQTGRYIVNLPIQKEKLPELGNSFNTAYRYLMQLEARFQKDTILHSQYKAFINEFVELGHAHYINKFSPTDLNAYYLPHFPIVKPEARSTKLRTVFHASSESSTGLSLNSILYEGPNIYNDLLDIILRFRLNQFVFSCDIIKMFRGISINPEQQSLQRVLWRETSTEPIKCLELTTVTYGTKCAPYLACRTMLHLAEKHSHTHPLAAQCIKYNSYMDDYLSGAQSVDECIELCSQLINLLKKAGFSLHKWTSNNSQVLKSVLPTDTATQSSEKLEHTETSEAGYSFTSNTVKTLGLKWTHTQDTLQLSLPTRIQGKSTKRHILSQISQIFDPIGILAPTTILAKILMQDICKENKDWDSVISPELESYWIEFITQLHHLQVIQIPRWYFTDLPINIYLIGFCDASNKAYGACLYLKATYNQKPSTCTLIMAKSKVAPIKRKLSIPKLELAGAVMLSKISKKFTEAIQNKINIDKVYLFSDSNIILCWIKSPYKHTHDSYTSHRLMQIIDITQSESWYYINTKQNPADLITRGIMPKHLPSCSLWWQGTPWLAQDQNTWPISTSIPEVDTSKQSKQEKIVHTAHIDSNPSNSSYFYDLFCKHSNFTRLIRTIAYMFRFIDNTRNKPNKTTSHLSVSELEKAHNFVISTTQSHSFHKEILYLQSAHTNNGIHSNNIKDVVDIQSNTSKSHHISRALKSSPIRKLNPFIDENQLIRVGGRIQHSDISYNNAHPIILPAKDHITTLIVRHYHLKMLHSGIQSTLHNIRLKYWPINVQIEGILNSRPLSPITDIPNDVTCLTPAHFLVGAPITDLPEPNMSVVVRTSGKEHVRPIHKLIKLLKTDAEVALQK; encoded by the exons ATGGAGCCGTCGATCATATTCAAGACACTTCAAAATCTTGGTATCAGCCATATGTTCGTATATCGCACTATCAACAGATACAACATTTCGTCTGTCGAAGACCAGAAAAGATCGGTGCGGCCGCGTGTTGTTAGAACTACAAAGGCTGTTAATGCTGTTAAA CAGGACTCTGCACCTGGTCACAAGGAACGAACTACCCAAGTCTGGCTTGAAACCAGCGTTTTGGACTTTATAAGAGTTGAAGACTGGCCCTCATCTAGCCCAGACCTCAACCCTTTGGACTTCaaattatggtcagttttagaggaCATGGCCTGCTCTAAACGACACGGTGACATTGAGtctcttaaaaaatctttggaGCGAGCAGTGGCGAAATTTCCCTTGGAAACAGTGCGTAAATCCATAG ACCAAACAGGTCGCTACATCGTTAACCTGCctatacaaaaagaaaaattacctGAGCTAGGTAATTCATTCAATACTGCATATCGATACTTGATGCAACTCGAGGCAAGGTTCCAAAAGGATACCATCTTACATTCACAATATAAGGCATTCATAAATGAATTTGTTGAACTAGGTCATGCccactatataaataaattctcaCCTACAGATTTAAACGCATATTATCTTCCACATTTTCCAATTGTCAAACCTGAGGCACGAAGTACTAAGTTAAGaactgtatttcatgcaagttCAGAATCTTCTACAGGTTTATCACTCAACAGCATACTTTATGAGGgtccaaatatatataatgatctCTTAGATATAATACTAAGATTTAGGCTAAATCAATTTGTGTTCTCATGCGACATCATAAAGATGTTCAGAGGTATCTCTATAAACCCTGAACAACAAAGTCTGCAGAGAGTACTCTGGCGAGAAACAAGTACAGAACCTATCAAATGTTTAGAATTAACTACTGTAACATATGGCACCAAATGTGCACCATACTTAGCCTGTCGCACTATGCTTCATCTAGCTGAAAAACATTCACATACACACCCTCTAGCTGCACaatgtataaaatacaatagCTACATGGATGATTACTTGTCTGGGGCTCAGTCCGTAGATGAATGCATAGAATTATGCtctcaattaataaatttgctTAAGAAAGCTGGGTTTTCACTACACAAGTGGACCTCTAACAATTCACAAGTACTAAAATCTGTATTACCTACTGATACAGCTACACAAAGCTCTGAGAAGCTAGAACATACAGAAACATCAGAAGCTGGCtatagttttacttcaaatacaGTGAAAACACTAGGATTAAAATGGACACATACACAAGACACTCTTCAATTATCTTTACCTACGCGAATCCAAGGAAAAAGTACAAAAAGACACATACTTTCACAAATATCACAAATATTTGATCCTATAGGTATTTTAGCACCTACTACTATTCTTGCTAAAATACTAATGCAAGACATATGTAAAGAGAATAAAGATTGGGATTCTGTAATTTCCCCAGAATTAGAATCTTATTGGATCGAATTTATAACTCAATTACACCACTTGCAAGTTATTCAAATACCTAGATGGTATTTCACAGACCTACCTATCAACATATACTTAATTGGATTCTGTGATGCTTCAAACAAAGCTTATGGAGCTTGTCTTTACTTAAAAGCTACATATAATCAAAAACCATCTACATGTACACTCATCATGGCTAAATCAAAAGTTGCTCCCATTAAAAGAAAACTGTCAATTCCTAAATTAGAGCTTGCTGGAGCAGTTATGTtgtcaaaaatttcaaaaaaatttactgaAGCAATACAAAATAAGATTAATATCGATAAAGTCTATCTATTCTCTGattcaaatattattctttGTTGGATAAAGTCTCCATACAAGCACACTCATGATAGCTACACATCACACCGCCTTATGCAAATAATTGACATAACTCAAAGTGAAAGTTGGTATTACATAAACACAAAGCAAAATCCTGCTGATCTCATTACTCGGGGAATCATGCCAAAACACCTTCCTAGCTGTTCATTGTGGTGGCAAGGAACGCCATGGCTAGCTCAGGATCAAAATACCTGGCCTATATCTACATCTATACCTGAGGTTGATACATCTAAACAAAGCAAACAAGAAAAGATAGTTCACACCGCCCACATAGATTCAAATCCTAGTAACTCTTcctatttttatgatttattctGCAAACATTCAAATTTCACAAGGTTAATAAGAACAATTGCATACATGTTTAGATTTATTGACAACACAAGGAACAAACCCAATAAAACTACATCACACTTAAGTGTCTCCGAACTTGAAAAGGCGCATAACTTTGTCATCAGTACAACACAATCACATTCCTTTCATAAAGAGATTCTTTACTTACAGTCCGCTCACACCAACAATGGTATACATTCAAATAACATCAAGGATGTGGTAGACATACAGTCAAATACATCAAAATCACACCACATATCTCGTGCATTAAAGTCAAGTCCTATTCGAAAATTAAATCCCTTCATAGATGAAAATCAGCTGATTCGGGTAGGGGGTCGTATACAACATTCAGATATATCATACAACAATGCACATCCTATTATACTCCCAGCTAAAGACCACATTACAACACTCATAGTACGGCACTATCACTTAAAAATGTTGCATTCTGGCATTCAAAGCACATTACACAACATCAGACTGAAATACTGGCCCATTAATG TTCAGATTGAAGGGATACTGAACTCCAGACCCCTCAGTCCAATAACAGATATTCCTAATGATGTTACTTGCTTAACTCCTGCTCATTTCCTTGTAGGTGCTCCCATAACGGATCTACCTGAGCCTAACAT GTCTGTGGTTGTACGTACCTCTGGAAAGGAGCACGTCAGACCGATACACAAATtgattaagttattaaaaacgGATGCAGAAGTTGCTCTGCAAAAGtaa